The Rhopalosiphum maidis isolate BTI-1 chromosome 1, ASM367621v3, whole genome shotgun sequence genome has a segment encoding these proteins:
- the LOC113555524 gene encoding rho GTPase-activating protein 21-B isoform X6, with the protein MAEDVSENREWSPSTSSQNRGEPRASGPRSLFIRRSENGFGFTLRHFIVYPPESYLVLAGDERLGLRQGAGAFSDEPMDTIFVKHVREHGPASVAGLSTGDRIISVNGETVAGKSYAHVVQVIQQTQCYLYLLVVPMENDILQLYFSETAHNPETNQRPGRLKTAMTSGSELRFHHHRGRDSSPIYQTVWDYPQHRSSVGGIGSVSVSDAKPSSAAARFVSPHRTSGVRRSSVADTNGSGGGYPHHRNKPATTQSNNPNARHSMDIGVACRDALQLQVATDNSATHYRLHRQMQYSGASQPPPPVDPVIMSRIKKSLEQKEEFLRRPVVQHQQQQQQQPTKEFYAKPQKLLPPMWPPSLSSSSINQPKQFAECSSPSVQETPSPTQPPPITSKPKGKQFVNTLGKIHEDGNSGVTKSPMAGADTADHHHPKQTGMLQVVSMRAKQFESGKIDDKTDFYKSELARLTSKHNVPNVAVRKMEYEQKLYTDKKHPSTTEQQEITDDSITSYSSSSDKSISFTSPSVGYHSGNLIVPIGSNKIHCDPPKEYEPQKDESISKDESYRFKPVVRQDSYLAACKKPTIIVSSDDTETVAGATELQKPCEMITLRPANSSLDNEEERTTRRISYLKATAWGDRMSVDDLTTTESESEPTSIIVAQQKVQKKWRAPLFPGDIQRLRRLFEDAAASCDRGSSSILGTKKNGPPFQDLGNSRIVKEGSLLCKVIQIDGKKACDRSWKPVWAVVRGQTLCLYKEKRESIPNISVDTPATLEKSDDVNMSCDRINLRTSTTDVAHDYTKRKHVMRLCSSVADMGCTELLLQADDTSSMVRWLKALQEQALEAQAPLSAEECLSISPGNTKGMRKLAAFRNRSPTGDSPITKTRKPDRSPCQGSQPQSPKSTNTWKNRMAKQLKKIQQGSGSPVSPIMPTLPPPPGTAIGIPLELCPPSTQSEYVPLIVEVCTSIVEDKGLDIIGIYRVPGNTAAITSLTEAVNTGGMETPDMAIKLLQRDPRWTDVNVISSLLKSFFRRLPDALLTTEMYPHFIEADKIEDPVQRMVKLRELVHKLPDHHFETLRYLLMHLKKIVQHSGVNKMEARNLAIVFGPTLVHSADDNMVTMVTDMSHQCRIVESLILQADWCFGNGDVVDLTASIPENCGQVPEIEQSAPNQNLLDNINKVSGNQYTPFMAKDLVTNIVAAANRKMHRATGKNSNVSRKSRTNVTNNIVPNISILPSATDIKHDVSNKDKLNSSKASSETVSSTSLNESEDSLEHLTTNDQSLDSTSQNTDGAPPIKTYVNLAETTQERIRRFEQETKAMLQREINRGQRRREYFGLDEPVTQSSEALMLAKDYSPVMVKVSKGTTNGTTEQSNDSDLKNNQKRLKTSIESADEWSVDSISDGLRISNERPISHASDEGGDLLVSLTSAFDKKLKSLSIPSDSVDVEENQPVAKSNDDHTDVQTYRDPSLHRSLERRSQHITEKHEIETMKDSTSESIKDSSKTDNFECLQDINTNPNVRLRRSESLKQKENRPDYGNHVKLRRCESLNKHERYISKYTKFEAMMLTKNGDASKHRRSDSLTKMEKTECNMNKRKQGLSRRCSSLRDKEARQKRKNGVTTDRSIKRRHTVGGTKDFDKITWLDNKEREELEKSCKDRRTSSPDLSWARVVDGIKERGIRPRSMADPNFVSKLLNVPLESHV; encoded by the exons agCCAAAACCGTGGAGAACCTAGAGCTAGTGGTCCCAGGTCACTATTTATACGCCGTTCAGAAAATGGATTCGGTTTCACGTTGCGCCATTTCATCGTTTATCCACCTGAATCATATCTG GTTTTGGCCGGAGATGAACGGTTGGGTTTGCGACAGGGTGCTGGCGCCTTTTCTGATGAACCGATGGacacaatatttgtaaaacacGTCAGGGAACACGGTCCGGCTAGTGTAGCAGGTCTCAGTACTGGCGACCGCATAATCAGCGTCAACGGTGAAACGGTGGCCGGTAAGTCGTACGCACATGTCGTGCAGGTCATCCAGCAAACGCAATGCTATCTCTATTTGCTCGTGGTGCCCATGGAAAATGATATTCTACAGTTg TATTTCAGCGAAACGGCTCACAATCCCGAAACAAATCAAAGGCCTGGCCGCCTAAAAACGGCTATGACATCTGGTAGCGAACTACGTTTCCATCATCACCGTGGTCGCGATTCCAGTCCCATCTATCAGACCGTCTGGGATTACCCCCAACATCGCAGCAGCGTCGGTGGAATTGGCAGTGTTAGTGTCAGTGACGCAAAACCATCGTCAGCCGCGGCTCGATTCGTATCGCCGCACCGAACGTCTGGCGTCCGGCGGTCGTCTGTCGCTGATACGAACGGCAGTGGCGGCGGTTACCCGCACCACCGAAACAAGCCAGCTACGACGCAATCTAACAACCCTAACGCCCGACACAGTATGGACATAGGGGTGGCGTGTCGTGACGCACTACAGTTGCAAGTGGCGACCGACAACTCGGCGACCCATTACCGGCTGCATCGTCAAATGCAATACAGTGGTGCATCGCAGCCACCGCCCCCCGTTGATCCTGTCATCATGTCCcggataaaaaaaagtcttgAACAGAAGGAAGAGTTTCTCCGCCGACCCGTAGTTCAGCatcaacagcagcagcaacagcaaccAACCAAAGAGTTCTATGCTAAGCCGCAAAAACTTTTGCCGCCCATGTGGCCGCCCTCACTCTCGTCGTCGTCAATTAACCAACCGAAGCAATTCGCGGAGTGTAGCTCTCCATCAGTACAGGAAACCCCATCTCCCACTCAACCACCACCGATTACATCCAAGCCAAAAGGCAAACAGTTTGTTAACACTTTAGGAAAAATACACGAAGATGGGAACAGTGGTGTCACTAAATCACCGATGGCGGGCGCCGATACTGCGGACCATCATCACCCGAAACAGACAGGCATGCTGCAAGTGGTTTCCATGCGAGCCAAACAGTTCGAAAGCGGCAAAATCGACGACAAAACAGACTTTTACAAGAGCGAATTGGCCCGATTAACGTCTAAACACAATGTTCCTAATGTGGCTGTGAGGAAAATGGAATATGAACAAAAACTATACACCGATAAGAAACATCCCTCCACCACAGAGCAACAAGAGATTACTGACGATTCGATTACTAGCTACAGTA GTTCTTCTGATAAATCAATCTCTTTCACCAGTCCTTCCGTGGGATATCATTCCGGAAATCTAATCGTACCGATTGGTAGCAACAAAATACACTGCGATCCTCCCAAAGAATATGAACCACAAAAAG acgaGTCTATTTCTAAAGATGAATCGTATCGCTTCAAACCGGTGGTGCGTCAAGATTCCTACCTGGCCGCATGTAAAAAGCCCACTATCATAG TGTCTTCAGACGATACGGAAACTGTGGCCGGAGCCACCGAGCTTCAAAAACCGTGTGAAATGATTACGTTGAGACCGGCTAACTCAAGTCTTGATAATG AAGAAGAAAGAACCACCAGGCGGATATCGTACCTGAAAGCGACGGCTTGGGGCGATCGTATGAGCGTCGACGACCTCACTACCACCGAATCTGAATCTGAGCCCACCTCGATTATCGTCGCCCAGCAGAA AGTGCAAAAAAAATGGCGCGCGCCGTTATTTCCTGGTGACATACAAAGGTTACGGCGACTTTTTGAAGATGCCGCCGCAAGTTGTGACCGCGG CAGCAGCAGCATACTGGGGACGAAGAAAAATGGTCCACCGTTTCAGGATCTTGGCAACAGCCGCATAGTTAAAGAAGGATCGCTGCTTTGCAAAGTGATTCAGATCGACGGCAAG aaaGCATGCGATCGATCGTGGAAACCGGTGTGGGCCGTTGTACGCGGACAGACGTTGTGTCTATACAAAGAAAAACGAGAGTCAATTCCTAACATTTCGGTCGAT acaccCGCAACGCTAGAAAAGTCGGATGATGTGAACATGTCCTGTGATCGTATCAACCTAAGAACGTCCACTACGGATGTGGCTCACGACTACACCAAGAGGAAGCACGTGATGCGACTTTGCTCCAGCGTCGCCGACATGGGATGCACTGAACTACTGCTCCAAGCCGACGACACTTCGTCGATGGTGCGTTGGTTGAAAGCATTGCAGGAACAAGCACTCGAGGCTCAAGCACCTTTATCCGCAGAAGAA TGTTTGAGCATATCACCTGGCAATACTAAGGGCATGCGTAAGTTAGCTGCGTTCAGAAATCGTTCACCCACCGGTGATTCTCCAATCACAAAAACACGAAAACCAGACCGCAGCCCGTGCCAAGGATCACAGCCACAATCACCTAAATCTACTAACACTTGGAAAAATCGAATggcaaaacaattaaaaaaaatacaacaaggATCGGGATCGCCGGTATCGCCAATTATGCCCACACTACCACCACCGCCGGGTACTGCAATCGGCATACCTTTGGAACTTTGCCCACCG TCAACACAATCTGAGTATGTGCCTTTAATAGTAGAAGTATGTACATCAATAGTTGAAGACAAAGGGTTGGATATCATTGGCATTTATAg AGTACCTGGTAATACAGCTGCTATTACTTCATTAACTGAAGCGGTTAACACTGGTGGTATGGAAACCCCAGATATGGCCATTAAACTTCTACAGCGAGATCCCCGGTGGACAGATGTGAATGTAATCTCTAGCCTATTAAAATCGTTCTTTAGGCGACTTCCCGATGCATTACTAACAACTGAAATGTATCCACATTTCATTGAGGCTGACAAAATTGAAGATCCTGTTCAGCGAATGGTGAAATTACGAGAACTA gttCATAAACTGCCAGACCACCATTTTGAGACTTTAAGATATTTGCTGATGCACCTAAAGAAAATTGTACAACATAGTGGGGTTAACAAAATGGAAGCACGTAACTTGGCTATTGTGTTTGGCCCTACCTTAGTTCATTCTGCTGATGATAACATGGTAACTATGGTCACAGATATGAGTCATCAGTGCCGCATTGTGGAATCGCTAATATTACAA GCTGATTGGTGTTTTGGAAACGGTGATGTGGTAGATCTTACGGCATCCATACCTGAAAATTGTGGACAAGTTCCAGAAATTGAACAATCTGCTCCTAATCAAAATCTTTTGGATAACATTAACAAAGTTTCTGGCAATCAGTACACACCATTTATGGCCAAAGATCTTGTGACTAATATTGTTGCTGCAGCTAATCGTAAAATGCATCGAGCTACTggcaaaaattcaaatgtatcaCGAAAGTCTCGTACCAACGTAACCAATAATATAGTTCctaatattagtatactacCAAGTGCAACTGATATTAAACAT GATGTGTCTAACAAAGATAAATTGAACAGCTCAAAAGCCAGTTCAGAGACTGTTTCAAGTACTAGTCTTAATGAATCTGAAGACAGTCTTGAACATTTAACAACTAATGATCAAAGTTTAGATTCAACCTCACAAAATACCGATGGTGCTCCCCCAATTAAGACTTATGTCAATTTAGCTGAAACTACTCAAGAAAGAATACGACGTTTTGAACAGGAAACAAAAGCAATGCTTCAAAGAGAAATTAATAGAGGTCAAAGAAGAAGAGAGTATTTTGGACTTGACGAGCCTGTAACTCAATCAAGTGAAGCATTAATGCTAGCTAAAGATTATTCTCCAG TCATGGTCAAAGTATCCAAAGGAACAACTAATGGGACTACTGAACAATCAAATGACTcggacttaaaaaataatcagaaacGATTAAAAACAAGTATTGAGAGTGCTGATGAATGGTCAGTAGATTCAATTAGTGATGGCTTAAGAATATCCAATGAACGTCCTATAAGTCATGCATCAGAcgaag GAGGGGATTTATTGGTGAGCCTGACTTCCGCCTTTGACAAAAAACTTAAATCTCTTTCAATACCCAGTGACTCAGTGGATGTTGAAGAAAATCAGCCAGTGGCTAAATCAAATGATGATCATACAGATGTGCAAACTTACAGGGACCCAAGTTTACATAGATCTTTGGAAAGACGCAGCCAGCATATAACTGAAAAACAT GAAATTGAAACCATGAAAGATTCAACCAGTGAATCAATAAAAGATTCTTCAAAAACTGATAATTTTGAGTGTCTTCAAGACATTAACACCAACCCAAATGTGCGTCTGCGTCGTTCTGAATCATTGAAACAAAAAGAAAACCGTCCAGACTATGGGAATCATGTAAAACTACGCCGCTGTGAGTCACTGAATAAACATGAaagatatatttctaaatacacTAAGTTTGAGGCAATGATGCTGACAAAAAACGGTGATGCTTCCAAACACCGGCGATCTGACTCCCTCACCAAGATGGAGAAGACCGAGTGCAACATGAACAAGCGAAAACAAGGATTGTCTAGACGCTGTAGTTCATTGCGCGATAAGGAAGCGCGCCAAAAACGTAAAAACGGTGTTACAACTGATCGCAGCATCAAGAGGCGGCATACAGTGGGTGGTACAAAGGACTTTGATAAAATCACATGGTTGGACAATAAGGAAAGAGAAGAATTAGAGAAAAGCTGCAAAGATAGAAGAACCAGTTCACCAGACTTGAGTTGGGCTCGTGTTGTGGATGGTATAAAAGAAAGAGGTATTAGACCTAGGAGTATGGCCGACCCAAACTTTGTGTCTAAACTGTTGAATGTACCTCTTGAATCACACGTTTGA
- the LOC113555524 gene encoding rho GTPase-activating protein 23 isoform X1 has product MAEDVSENREWSPSTSSQNRGEPRASGPRSLFIRRSENGFGFTLRHFIVYPPESYLVLAGDERLGLRQGAGAFSDEPMDTIFVKHVREHGPASVAGLSTGDRIISVNGETVAGKSYAHVVQVIQQTQCYLYLLVVPMENDILQLYFSETAHNPETNQRPGRLKTAMTSGSELRFHHHRGRDSSPIYQTVWDYPQHRSSVGGIGSVSVSDAKPSSAAARFVSPHRTSGVRRSSVADTNGSGGGYPHHRNKPATTQSNNPNARHSMDIGVACRDALQLQVATDNSATHYRLHRQMQYSGASQPPPPVDPVIMSRIKKSLEQKEEFLRRPVVQHQQQQQQQPTKEFYAKPQKLLPPMWPPSLSSSSINQPKQFAECSSPSVQETPSPTQPPPITSKPKGKQFVNTLGKIHEDGNSGVTKSPMAGADTADHHHPKQTGMLQVVSMRAKQFESGKIDDKTDFYKSELARLTSKHNVPNVAVRKMEYEQKLYTDKKHPSTTEQQEITDDSITSYSSSSDKSISFTSPSVGYHSGNLIVPIGSNKIHCDPPKEYEPQKDESISKDESYRFKPVVRQDSYLAACKKPTIIERRNQKPMENGAEKSKTRRRNARPTRLELPKDRPVDFAAQSTGSSQVSSDDTETVAGATELQKPCEMITLRPANSSLDNEEERTTRRISYLKATAWGDRMSVDDLTTTESESEPTSIIVAQQKVQKKWRAPLFPGDIQRLRRLFEDAAASCDRGSSSILGTKKNGPPFQDLGNSRIVKEGSLLCKVIQIDGKKACDRSWKPVWAVVRGQTLCLYKEKRESIPNISVDTPATLEKSDDVNMSCDRINLRTSTTDVAHDYTKRKHVMRLCSSVADMGCTELLLQADDTSSMVRWLKALQEQALEAQAPLSAEECLSISPGNTKGMRKLAAFRNRSPTGDSPITKTRKPDRSPCQGSQPQSPKSTNTWKNRMAKQLKKIQQGSGSPVSPIMPTLPPPPGTAIGIPLELCPPSTQSEYVPLIVEVCTSIVEDKGLDIIGIYRVPGNTAAITSLTEAVNTGGMETPDMAIKLLQRDPRWTDVNVISSLLKSFFRRLPDALLTTEMYPHFIEADKIEDPVQRMVKLRELVHKLPDHHFETLRYLLMHLKKIVQHSGVNKMEARNLAIVFGPTLVHSADDNMVTMVTDMSHQCRIVESLILQADWCFGNGDVVDLTASIPENCGQVPEIEQSAPNQNLLDNINKVSGNQYTPFMAKDLVTNIVAAANRKMHRATGKNSNVSRKSRTNVTNNIVPNISILPSATDIKHDVSNKDKLNSSKASSETVSSTSLNESEDSLEHLTTNDQSLDSTSQNTDGAPPIKTYVNLAETTQERIRRFEQETKAMLQREINRGQRRREYFGLDEPVTQSSEALMLAKDYSPVMVKVSKGTTNGTTEQSNDSDLKNNQKRLKTSIESADEWSVDSISDGLRISNERPISHASDEGGDLLVSLTSAFDKKLKSLSIPSDSVDVEENQPVAKSNDDHTDVQTYRDPSLHRSLERRSQHITEKHEIETMKDSTSESIKDSSKTDNFECLQDINTNPNVRLRRSESLKQKENRPDYGNHVKLRRCESLNKHERYISKYTKFEAMMLTKNGDASKHRRSDSLTKMEKTECNMNKRKQGLSRRCSSLRDKEARQKRKNGVTTDRSIKRRHTVGGTKDFDKITWLDNKEREELEKSCKDRRTSSPDLSWARVVDGIKERGIRPRSMADPNFVSKLLNVPLESHV; this is encoded by the exons agCCAAAACCGTGGAGAACCTAGAGCTAGTGGTCCCAGGTCACTATTTATACGCCGTTCAGAAAATGGATTCGGTTTCACGTTGCGCCATTTCATCGTTTATCCACCTGAATCATATCTG GTTTTGGCCGGAGATGAACGGTTGGGTTTGCGACAGGGTGCTGGCGCCTTTTCTGATGAACCGATGGacacaatatttgtaaaacacGTCAGGGAACACGGTCCGGCTAGTGTAGCAGGTCTCAGTACTGGCGACCGCATAATCAGCGTCAACGGTGAAACGGTGGCCGGTAAGTCGTACGCACATGTCGTGCAGGTCATCCAGCAAACGCAATGCTATCTCTATTTGCTCGTGGTGCCCATGGAAAATGATATTCTACAGTTg TATTTCAGCGAAACGGCTCACAATCCCGAAACAAATCAAAGGCCTGGCCGCCTAAAAACGGCTATGACATCTGGTAGCGAACTACGTTTCCATCATCACCGTGGTCGCGATTCCAGTCCCATCTATCAGACCGTCTGGGATTACCCCCAACATCGCAGCAGCGTCGGTGGAATTGGCAGTGTTAGTGTCAGTGACGCAAAACCATCGTCAGCCGCGGCTCGATTCGTATCGCCGCACCGAACGTCTGGCGTCCGGCGGTCGTCTGTCGCTGATACGAACGGCAGTGGCGGCGGTTACCCGCACCACCGAAACAAGCCAGCTACGACGCAATCTAACAACCCTAACGCCCGACACAGTATGGACATAGGGGTGGCGTGTCGTGACGCACTACAGTTGCAAGTGGCGACCGACAACTCGGCGACCCATTACCGGCTGCATCGTCAAATGCAATACAGTGGTGCATCGCAGCCACCGCCCCCCGTTGATCCTGTCATCATGTCCcggataaaaaaaagtcttgAACAGAAGGAAGAGTTTCTCCGCCGACCCGTAGTTCAGCatcaacagcagcagcaacagcaaccAACCAAAGAGTTCTATGCTAAGCCGCAAAAACTTTTGCCGCCCATGTGGCCGCCCTCACTCTCGTCGTCGTCAATTAACCAACCGAAGCAATTCGCGGAGTGTAGCTCTCCATCAGTACAGGAAACCCCATCTCCCACTCAACCACCACCGATTACATCCAAGCCAAAAGGCAAACAGTTTGTTAACACTTTAGGAAAAATACACGAAGATGGGAACAGTGGTGTCACTAAATCACCGATGGCGGGCGCCGATACTGCGGACCATCATCACCCGAAACAGACAGGCATGCTGCAAGTGGTTTCCATGCGAGCCAAACAGTTCGAAAGCGGCAAAATCGACGACAAAACAGACTTTTACAAGAGCGAATTGGCCCGATTAACGTCTAAACACAATGTTCCTAATGTGGCTGTGAGGAAAATGGAATATGAACAAAAACTATACACCGATAAGAAACATCCCTCCACCACAGAGCAACAAGAGATTACTGACGATTCGATTACTAGCTACAGTA GTTCTTCTGATAAATCAATCTCTTTCACCAGTCCTTCCGTGGGATATCATTCCGGAAATCTAATCGTACCGATTGGTAGCAACAAAATACACTGCGATCCTCCCAAAGAATATGAACCACAAAAAG acgaGTCTATTTCTAAAGATGAATCGTATCGCTTCAAACCGGTGGTGCGTCAAGATTCCTACCTGGCCGCATGTAAAAAGCCCACTATCATAG AGCGACGAAACCAGAAGCCGATGGAAAACGGAGCGGAAAAGTCAAAAACCCGTCGGCGGAACGCGCGACCGACGCGCCTCGAGCTGCCCAAGGATAGGCCTGTCGATTTTGCCGCGCAGTCCACTGGCTCCAGCCAAG TGTCTTCAGACGATACGGAAACTGTGGCCGGAGCCACCGAGCTTCAAAAACCGTGTGAAATGATTACGTTGAGACCGGCTAACTCAAGTCTTGATAATG AAGAAGAAAGAACCACCAGGCGGATATCGTACCTGAAAGCGACGGCTTGGGGCGATCGTATGAGCGTCGACGACCTCACTACCACCGAATCTGAATCTGAGCCCACCTCGATTATCGTCGCCCAGCAGAA AGTGCAAAAAAAATGGCGCGCGCCGTTATTTCCTGGTGACATACAAAGGTTACGGCGACTTTTTGAAGATGCCGCCGCAAGTTGTGACCGCGG CAGCAGCAGCATACTGGGGACGAAGAAAAATGGTCCACCGTTTCAGGATCTTGGCAACAGCCGCATAGTTAAAGAAGGATCGCTGCTTTGCAAAGTGATTCAGATCGACGGCAAG aaaGCATGCGATCGATCGTGGAAACCGGTGTGGGCCGTTGTACGCGGACAGACGTTGTGTCTATACAAAGAAAAACGAGAGTCAATTCCTAACATTTCGGTCGAT acaccCGCAACGCTAGAAAAGTCGGATGATGTGAACATGTCCTGTGATCGTATCAACCTAAGAACGTCCACTACGGATGTGGCTCACGACTACACCAAGAGGAAGCACGTGATGCGACTTTGCTCCAGCGTCGCCGACATGGGATGCACTGAACTACTGCTCCAAGCCGACGACACTTCGTCGATGGTGCGTTGGTTGAAAGCATTGCAGGAACAAGCACTCGAGGCTCAAGCACCTTTATCCGCAGAAGAA TGTTTGAGCATATCACCTGGCAATACTAAGGGCATGCGTAAGTTAGCTGCGTTCAGAAATCGTTCACCCACCGGTGATTCTCCAATCACAAAAACACGAAAACCAGACCGCAGCCCGTGCCAAGGATCACAGCCACAATCACCTAAATCTACTAACACTTGGAAAAATCGAATggcaaaacaattaaaaaaaatacaacaaggATCGGGATCGCCGGTATCGCCAATTATGCCCACACTACCACCACCGCCGGGTACTGCAATCGGCATACCTTTGGAACTTTGCCCACCG TCAACACAATCTGAGTATGTGCCTTTAATAGTAGAAGTATGTACATCAATAGTTGAAGACAAAGGGTTGGATATCATTGGCATTTATAg AGTACCTGGTAATACAGCTGCTATTACTTCATTAACTGAAGCGGTTAACACTGGTGGTATGGAAACCCCAGATATGGCCATTAAACTTCTACAGCGAGATCCCCGGTGGACAGATGTGAATGTAATCTCTAGCCTATTAAAATCGTTCTTTAGGCGACTTCCCGATGCATTACTAACAACTGAAATGTATCCACATTTCATTGAGGCTGACAAAATTGAAGATCCTGTTCAGCGAATGGTGAAATTACGAGAACTA gttCATAAACTGCCAGACCACCATTTTGAGACTTTAAGATATTTGCTGATGCACCTAAAGAAAATTGTACAACATAGTGGGGTTAACAAAATGGAAGCACGTAACTTGGCTATTGTGTTTGGCCCTACCTTAGTTCATTCTGCTGATGATAACATGGTAACTATGGTCACAGATATGAGTCATCAGTGCCGCATTGTGGAATCGCTAATATTACAA GCTGATTGGTGTTTTGGAAACGGTGATGTGGTAGATCTTACGGCATCCATACCTGAAAATTGTGGACAAGTTCCAGAAATTGAACAATCTGCTCCTAATCAAAATCTTTTGGATAACATTAACAAAGTTTCTGGCAATCAGTACACACCATTTATGGCCAAAGATCTTGTGACTAATATTGTTGCTGCAGCTAATCGTAAAATGCATCGAGCTACTggcaaaaattcaaatgtatcaCGAAAGTCTCGTACCAACGTAACCAATAATATAGTTCctaatattagtatactacCAAGTGCAACTGATATTAAACAT GATGTGTCTAACAAAGATAAATTGAACAGCTCAAAAGCCAGTTCAGAGACTGTTTCAAGTACTAGTCTTAATGAATCTGAAGACAGTCTTGAACATTTAACAACTAATGATCAAAGTTTAGATTCAACCTCACAAAATACCGATGGTGCTCCCCCAATTAAGACTTATGTCAATTTAGCTGAAACTACTCAAGAAAGAATACGACGTTTTGAACAGGAAACAAAAGCAATGCTTCAAAGAGAAATTAATAGAGGTCAAAGAAGAAGAGAGTATTTTGGACTTGACGAGCCTGTAACTCAATCAAGTGAAGCATTAATGCTAGCTAAAGATTATTCTCCAG TCATGGTCAAAGTATCCAAAGGAACAACTAATGGGACTACTGAACAATCAAATGACTcggacttaaaaaataatcagaaacGATTAAAAACAAGTATTGAGAGTGCTGATGAATGGTCAGTAGATTCAATTAGTGATGGCTTAAGAATATCCAATGAACGTCCTATAAGTCATGCATCAGAcgaag GAGGGGATTTATTGGTGAGCCTGACTTCCGCCTTTGACAAAAAACTTAAATCTCTTTCAATACCCAGTGACTCAGTGGATGTTGAAGAAAATCAGCCAGTGGCTAAATCAAATGATGATCATACAGATGTGCAAACTTACAGGGACCCAAGTTTACATAGATCTTTGGAAAGACGCAGCCAGCATATAACTGAAAAACAT GAAATTGAAACCATGAAAGATTCAACCAGTGAATCAATAAAAGATTCTTCAAAAACTGATAATTTTGAGTGTCTTCAAGACATTAACACCAACCCAAATGTGCGTCTGCGTCGTTCTGAATCATTGAAACAAAAAGAAAACCGTCCAGACTATGGGAATCATGTAAAACTACGCCGCTGTGAGTCACTGAATAAACATGAaagatatatttctaaatacacTAAGTTTGAGGCAATGATGCTGACAAAAAACGGTGATGCTTCCAAACACCGGCGATCTGACTCCCTCACCAAGATGGAGAAGACCGAGTGCAACATGAACAAGCGAAAACAAGGATTGTCTAGACGCTGTAGTTCATTGCGCGATAAGGAAGCGCGCCAAAAACGTAAAAACGGTGTTACAACTGATCGCAGCATCAAGAGGCGGCATACAGTGGGTGGTACAAAGGACTTTGATAAAATCACATGGTTGGACAATAAGGAAAGAGAAGAATTAGAGAAAAGCTGCAAAGATAGAAGAACCAGTTCACCAGACTTGAGTTGGGCTCGTGTTGTGGATGGTATAAAAGAAAGAGGTATTAGACCTAGGAGTATGGCCGACCCAAACTTTGTGTCTAAACTGTTGAATGTACCTCTTGAATCACACGTTTGA